The following proteins are co-located in the Aurantiacibacter atlanticus genome:
- a CDS encoding helix-turn-helix domain-containing protein: MAGKTLYLGPRLKKLRRDLGLTQAIMAADLEISASYIALMERNQRPVTAEMLIKLATTYRVDVGELADVNADQTVARLQGVLRDPVFSDIAIEPLDIEDIATSYPGVAEALLRLHTAFGEEQLALAERREGDGAHGDPGPTGSAGGDAIGEARAFLAARRNCFSELDDSAAALAGSLNSFETMRVYLAENHELDLRLSDDGLLRSALRWHDYHRRRVYVAERLDDGGRRFQAALQIAILEQGKVIADISSEGRVAGEDGKRLVQRALQSYWAAALLMPYRAFARAAADLRYDIEALCSRFSVSFQQAAHRLTTLQRPGEEGVPFFFLRVDRAGNVSKRLDGAGFPFARHGGACPLWNVHRAFERPDEVNAQMIELPDGERYVSIARTVRGGGGAFGAPSVMRSVAIACAAVHRDKLIYGTVLADAKPTPIGVACRMCHRPRCIARSAPPIGREIVPARFRESGMPFDFSMD, encoded by the coding sequence ATGGCCGGAAAGACTCTTTACCTTGGTCCCCGCCTCAAGAAATTGCGCCGTGATCTTGGCCTCACGCAGGCCATCATGGCGGCTGATCTGGAGATTTCCGCGAGCTATATCGCCTTGATGGAGCGCAATCAGCGGCCTGTTACCGCCGAAATGCTCATCAAGCTTGCAACCACCTACCGCGTTGATGTGGGCGAACTGGCGGACGTGAATGCCGATCAGACGGTGGCACGCCTGCAAGGCGTTTTGCGCGATCCGGTTTTTTCCGACATCGCCATAGAGCCGCTCGACATTGAAGACATTGCTACCAGCTATCCCGGCGTAGCAGAGGCGCTTTTGCGTTTACATACCGCCTTTGGTGAAGAGCAGCTTGCCCTTGCAGAAAGACGCGAGGGTGACGGGGCGCATGGTGATCCGGGGCCAACGGGCAGCGCAGGAGGCGACGCCATCGGCGAGGCGCGCGCGTTTCTTGCAGCGAGGCGCAATTGCTTCTCCGAGCTGGACGATAGCGCAGCCGCATTGGCCGGATCGCTGAATTCGTTTGAGACGATGCGTGTTTATCTCGCCGAGAATCACGAGCTGGACCTGCGGTTGAGCGATGATGGATTGCTGCGCAGCGCCCTGCGCTGGCATGATTACCACCGCAGACGGGTATATGTGGCAGAGCGGCTGGATGATGGCGGCAGGCGTTTTCAAGCGGCTTTGCAGATTGCAATTCTCGAACAGGGGAAGGTCATTGCCGATATCTCGTCAGAAGGGCGTGTTGCCGGCGAGGATGGCAAGCGCTTGGTTCAGCGCGCCTTGCAATCATATTGGGCGGCCGCTTTGCTCATGCCCTATCGCGCCTTCGCCCGCGCCGCTGCAGATCTGCGGTATGACATAGAAGCGCTATGTTCGCGCTTCTCGGTCAGTTTTCAGCAGGCGGCGCATCGACTCACGACGCTCCAGCGTCCGGGCGAGGAAGGCGTACCCTTCTTTTTCCTGCGTGTGGACCGCGCAGGCAATGTGTCCAAGCGTCTGGATGGTGCCGGCTTTCCCTTCGCACGTCATGGCGGCGCATGCCCCTTGTGGAACGTCCACCGCGCTTTTGAACGACCGGACGAAGTCAATGCCCAGATGATCGAGTTGCCCGATGGCGAACGCTATGTATCCATCGCTCGCACTGTTCGCGGGGGCGGGGGCGCGTTCGGGGCGCCAAGCGTTATGCGGTCCGTGGCCATTGCCTGCGCCGCCGTGCACCGGGACAAGTTGATCTACGGCACGGTCCTGGCGGATGCCAAACCCACGCCAATCGGGGTTGCCTGCCGTATGTGCCACCGCCCGCGCTGTATTGCCCGATCCGCCCCGCCGATAGGCCGAGAAATCGTGCCTGCACGCTTTCGTGAAAGCGGGATGCCTTTCGATTTTTCAATGGACTGA
- a CDS encoding phosphatidylserine decarboxylase — protein sequence MAGELRDNRGRGDAEWSFPAIHPEGRKFGIGAVGISLLFLLIGWGFIGWPLLVLSAGVFAFFRDPERVVPQGDRIVVAPADGLVSLIAQVPPPPELQGSDGDGAPGLGAEPVTRISIFMSVFDVHINRAPIAGTVKRIVYIPGAFMNADLDKASEENERQHILIERGDGTRIGFTQIAGLVARRIVPFIKPGDTVAAGQRVGLIRFGSRVDVYLPAGTDSSVLLGQSVIAGETILAETGKHGLLEGVSQ from the coding sequence ATGGCCGGAGAATTGAGAGACAATCGCGGACGCGGTGATGCTGAGTGGAGCTTCCCCGCGATCCATCCCGAAGGACGCAAGTTCGGCATTGGTGCAGTTGGCATTTCGCTGCTGTTCCTGCTCATCGGATGGGGCTTTATCGGCTGGCCTTTGCTGGTGCTTTCAGCAGGTGTGTTTGCCTTTTTCCGTGATCCAGAACGGGTCGTCCCGCAGGGTGACCGCATAGTGGTTGCCCCTGCTGACGGATTGGTTTCGTTGATTGCACAAGTTCCGCCTCCGCCTGAATTGCAGGGCAGTGATGGAGATGGCGCTCCCGGACTTGGGGCAGAGCCTGTGACCCGCATATCCATATTCATGTCGGTCTTCGATGTGCACATTAACCGTGCACCGATCGCGGGGACGGTAAAGCGTATCGTCTATATTCCCGGCGCATTCATGAACGCCGATCTGGACAAGGCGAGTGAAGAGAATGAGCGGCAACATATCCTGATCGAACGCGGCGATGGCACGCGCATCGGATTTACGCAGATTGCCGGACTAGTGGCGCGCCGCATCGTGCCCTTCATAAAGCCTGGCGATACTGTTGCTGCCGGACAGCGCGTTGGCTTGATCCGCTTCGGCAGTCGTGTTGATGTCTATCTTCCGGCTGGTACAGATTCCAGTGTCCTGCTTGGCCAGAGTGTCATTGCGGGCGAGACGATCCTTGCTGAGACGGGCAAGCACGGCTTGCTGGAGGGCGTCAGCCAATGA
- a CDS encoding CDP-alcohol phosphatidyltransferase family protein, whose amino-acid sequence MPGPAWLGPKASEHEQVTRSRGGRGLSLRAVLPNAITAAALCSGLTGIRFAIEGDWEKCLYAILIAGVLDGIDGRIARLLKAQSRFGAELDSLADSLSFGMAPALVLFLWSLRDLPTLGWLAALGFAICCALRLARFNAQIDVDEQPHKSAGFLTGIPAPVGAGLAFLPIYIWLATDERWTPEPWAIALWTVAIALLMISNIATLSWKSIRPSADLRLAAIAGTGLVFAALLSEPWWTLAAICVVYLALMPLSVMRYRKVRQARIAKNATPKEATPAQKRLAVDDIERSSSEQIDDNPDQAR is encoded by the coding sequence ATGCCGGGTCCTGCATGGCTTGGGCCGAAGGCCAGCGAGCATGAACAGGTTACCCGTTCCAGAGGGGGCAGGGGCCTTTCTCTTCGCGCAGTATTGCCCAATGCTATCACTGCCGCGGCTCTGTGTTCGGGTCTTACGGGTATCCGTTTTGCTATCGAGGGCGATTGGGAAAAATGTCTTTACGCCATCCTTATTGCGGGGGTGCTGGACGGAATTGACGGGCGTATTGCCCGATTGCTGAAAGCCCAGTCTCGATTTGGTGCAGAGCTGGATAGCCTGGCCGATTCGCTCAGCTTCGGAATGGCGCCCGCCCTGGTGCTGTTCTTGTGGTCGCTGCGTGATCTGCCGACACTTGGCTGGCTCGCAGCACTCGGATTCGCAATTTGCTGCGCCTTGCGTCTGGCGCGCTTCAATGCGCAAATCGATGTTGATGAACAACCGCATAAATCCGCTGGTTTCCTGACAGGCATTCCTGCGCCAGTCGGGGCGGGGCTGGCCTTTCTTCCAATTTATATCTGGCTTGCCACTGATGAAAGGTGGACGCCGGAACCCTGGGCCATAGCTTTGTGGACTGTCGCGATTGCGCTGTTGATGATCTCTAACATTGCCACGCTGAGCTGGAAATCCATCCGTCCATCAGCCGATCTGCGTCTGGCCGCAATTGCCGGCACCGGCCTTGTGTTTGCAGCGCTGCTGAGTGAACCGTGGTGGACGCTGGCGGCAATCTGCGTCGTCTATCTCGCTCTCATGCCGCTTAGCGTTATGCGATATCGCAAGGTTCGACAGGCGCGTATTGCAAAGAACGCGACGCCAAAGGAAGCTACGCCTGCGCAAAAGCGACTTGCGGTTGACGATATCGAACGTTCTTCATCCGAACAGATTGACGATAACCCTGATCAAGCGCGGTAA
- the rpsB gene encoding 30S ribosomal protein S2, with translation MAAPTVTMQQLIEAGAHFGHQTHRWNPRMKPYIFGNRNGVHIIDLSQTVPLFARALDFVQQTVRAGGKVLFVGTKRQAQEPIAQAARASGQHFVNHRWLGGMLTNWKTISGSIRELKSLEEQLSGDTSGLTKKEVLQLTRKRDKLELSLGGIRDMGGVPDVMFVIDANKEDLAIKEANVLGIPVIAVLDTNVDPEGIAFPIPGNDDASRAVRLYCDAIAEAATKGHDKGVVDSGADVGAMDSPPAEAPAKEAAPAEENKADA, from the coding sequence ATGGCGGCTCCTACCGTCACGATGCAGCAATTGATCGAGGCCGGCGCTCACTTCGGCCACCAGACCCACCGCTGGAACCCGCGGATGAAGCCGTATATCTTCGGCAACCGCAACGGCGTCCACATCATCGACCTGTCGCAGACCGTGCCTTTGTTCGCACGCGCTCTGGATTTCGTGCAGCAGACTGTTCGCGCAGGCGGAAAGGTGCTGTTTGTCGGCACCAAGCGTCAGGCGCAGGAGCCGATTGCACAGGCAGCTCGCGCCAGTGGCCAGCACTTCGTCAACCATCGCTGGCTGGGCGGTATGCTGACCAACTGGAAGACGATTTCGGGTTCGATCCGCGAACTTAAATCCTTGGAAGAGCAGCTTTCGGGCGACACCAGCGGCCTCACCAAGAAGGAAGTCCTTCAGCTCACACGCAAGCGCGACAAGCTGGAACTTTCGCTCGGCGGTATCCGCGATATGGGCGGTGTGCCCGATGTCATGTTCGTGATTGACGCGAACAAGGAAGATCTGGCGATCAAGGAAGCCAATGTTCTTGGCATCCCCGTGATTGCCGTGCTCGACACCAATGTCGATCCAGAAGGCATCGCGTTCCCGATCCCCGGCAATGACGACGCCAGCCGTGCTGTGCGCCTGTATTGCGATGCGATTGCAGAAGCAGCGACCAAGGGCCACGACAAGGGCGTCGTCGATTCCGGCGCCGATGTCGGCGCCATGGATTCCCCTCCTGCAGAAGCTCCCGCAAAGGAAGCGGCTCCGGCAGAAGAAAACAAGGCTGACGCCTGA
- the tsf gene encoding translation elongation factor Ts — translation MAAFSASDVKALREKTGAGMMDAKKALEEANGDIEAAVDALRAKGLASAQKKSSRTAAEGLVGVSVAGTKGVAVEVNSETDFVAKNDKFQDFVRNTTEVALGLDSDDVEALKSASYPDGGSVGEKLTDNVATIGENQQVRRIKSVSVSNGVVVPYMHNAQAPLLGKIGVLVALESEAGADVLEPLGKQLAMHIAAAFPQALDADSLDADVIDRERKIAAEKAAESGKPAEVQEKMVEGAVKKYAKENALLSQVFVMDNKTPIADVIAKAGKDAGTAIVLKDYVRFQLGEGIEKEESDFAAEVAAAVGG, via the coding sequence ATGGCAGCTTTTTCCGCTTCCGATGTGAAAGCCCTGCGTGAGAAGACCGGCGCGGGCATGATGGATGCCAAGAAGGCGCTTGAAGAGGCAAATGGCGATATCGAAGCTGCGGTGGACGCTCTTCGCGCCAAGGGCCTTGCTTCGGCTCAGAAGAAATCCAGCCGCACTGCTGCAGAAGGCCTGGTCGGCGTTTCGGTAGCGGGCACCAAGGGTGTCGCGGTGGAAGTCAATTCCGAAACCGATTTCGTCGCCAAGAATGACAAGTTTCAGGACTTCGTGCGCAACACCACGGAAGTTGCTCTTGGACTGGATAGCGACGATGTCGAGGCTCTTAAGTCTGCATCTTATCCCGATGGCGGTAGTGTAGGTGAAAAGCTGACAGATAATGTCGCGACTATCGGTGAAAATCAGCAGGTCCGCCGTATCAAGAGTGTCAGCGTCTCCAATGGCGTGGTCGTTCCTTATATGCACAATGCGCAGGCTCCTCTTCTCGGCAAGATCGGTGTGCTCGTGGCGCTGGAAAGTGAAGCGGGTGCAGATGTGCTCGAACCGCTGGGCAAGCAGCTTGCAATGCACATTGCAGCCGCCTTCCCGCAGGCTCTTGATGCTGACAGCCTTGATGCCGACGTGATTGATCGTGAACGCAAGATCGCCGCAGAAAAGGCTGCCGAAAGCGGCAAGCCTGCCGAAGTCCAGGAAAAGATGGTAGAAGGCGCGGTGAAGAAATACGCCAAGGAAAATGCGCTTCTCAGCCAGGTTTTCGTGATGGACAACAAGACGCCCATCGCGGACGTCATTGCCAAGGCCGGCAAGGACGCCGGAACCGCCATCGTGCTGAAGGACTATGTCCGGTTCCAGCTTGGTGAAGGTATCGAGAAAGAAGAAAGCGATTTCGCAGCAGAGGTTGCAGCTGCTGTTGGCGGCTAA
- the pyrH gene encoding UMP kinase, with protein sequence MLLPNPKRILLKLSGEVLMGEQDYGIDPAYVLRLAEEVKAARDTGLQICLVIGGGNIFRGMAGAAQGMDRAQADYMGMLATVMNALAMQSALEQLGVDTRVQSAIQMDQVCEPVIRRRAERHLEKDRIVIFAAGVGAPYFTTDSGAALRAAEMRCDALLKGTSVDGVYDSDPKRNPEATRFDTVTYDKVLASNLQVMDASAVALCRDNNIPIVVFSIRERGNVARVLAGEGVQTIVQKD encoded by the coding sequence ATGCTGCTGCCCAACCCCAAGCGTATCCTGCTTAAACTTTCGGGTGAAGTGCTGATGGGTGAGCAGGATTATGGCATCGACCCGGCCTATGTGCTGCGGTTGGCCGAGGAAGTGAAGGCAGCGCGCGATACGGGTCTGCAAATCTGCCTGGTAATTGGTGGCGGCAATATATTCCGCGGAATGGCAGGTGCGGCGCAGGGCATGGATCGGGCGCAAGCCGATTACATGGGCATGCTTGCCACGGTCATGAACGCGCTTGCGATGCAAAGCGCGCTGGAGCAGCTGGGCGTCGATACCCGTGTGCAAAGCGCCATCCAGATGGATCAGGTGTGCGAGCCAGTCATTCGCCGCCGGGCAGAACGCCACCTGGAAAAGGACCGCATCGTTATTTTTGCCGCGGGTGTGGGCGCACCCTATTTCACCACCGATTCCGGCGCCGCCTTGCGCGCAGCCGAAATGCGCTGTGATGCATTGCTGAAAGGCACCAGTGTCGATGGTGTCTATGATTCCGATCCGAAGCGTAATCCCGAGGCGACCCGTTTCGATACCGTCACCTATGACAAGGTGCTGGCCAGCAATCTGCAAGTGATGGACGCTTCCGCCGTCGCCTTGTGCCGTGACAACAATATCCCCATCGTGGTGTTTTCCATCCGCGAACGGGGTAATGTAGCGCGCGTATTGGCGGGCGAGGGCGTGCAAACTATAGTACAAAAGGACTGA
- the frr gene encoding ribosome recycling factor, with translation MPKYDKADVERRMAGAVESLRGDLGGLRTGRANTALLDPVVVEVYGSMMPLNQVATVSAPESRMLSVQVWDKANISAVEKGISKANLGLNPMTDGQTLRLPMPDLNEERRKELAKLAGTYAEKAKIAIRNVRRDANEALKEDEKKKEISEDERKRLEEEVQKMTDKHVEETDAVTAAKEKEILTQ, from the coding sequence ATGCCGAAGTATGACAAGGCCGATGTAGAACGCCGCATGGCCGGAGCGGTGGAAAGCCTGCGTGGCGATCTGGGAGGCCTGCGTACCGGGCGCGCCAATACCGCGCTGCTCGATCCGGTGGTTGTGGAAGTCTATGGTTCAATGATGCCGCTCAACCAGGTGGCGACCGTTTCTGCACCTGAATCGCGCATGTTGAGCGTGCAGGTGTGGGATAAAGCCAATATCAGCGCGGTAGAGAAGGGCATCTCCAAGGCTAACCTTGGCCTTAACCCGATGACCGATGGCCAGACTTTGCGACTGCCAATGCCTGATCTCAATGAAGAGCGGCGCAAGGAATTGGCCAAGCTGGCTGGCACCTATGCCGAAAAGGCGAAGATCGCGATCCGCAACGTGCGCCGCGACGCGAATGAGGCACTGAAGGAAGACGAGAAAAAGAAGGAAATATCCGAAGACGAGCGCAAGCGGCTTGAGGAAGAAGTGCAGAAGATGACCGACAAGCATGTCGAAGAAACCGACGCCGTCACCGCCGCCAAGGAAAAGGAAATCCTTACGCAATAA
- the uppS gene encoding polyprenyl diphosphate synthase gives MDGNGRWAKKRGLPRALGHRQGGEAVRRVVKAAENLGLECLTLYAFSSENWKREEEEISDLMGLMRRFIEANLKDMIERRVRLRIIGDYKAFAPDIVEKLEDAMEQTKHGQRTLAVALNYGAQQEIAHAARLAAEEGSIDPETISRHLYTTDLPPLDLLIRTSGEVRLSNFLLWQSAYAEMLFLDVLWPDFGEDDLRQACEIFVTRERRYGGR, from the coding sequence ATGGATGGCAATGGTCGCTGGGCGAAGAAGCGTGGGCTTCCGCGTGCACTTGGCCATCGGCAGGGCGGGGAAGCGGTGCGCCGGGTCGTCAAAGCAGCTGAAAACCTGGGGCTGGAATGTCTGACGCTTTATGCCTTCAGCAGCGAGAACTGGAAGCGCGAAGAGGAAGAAATTTCGGACCTCATGGGTCTGATGCGCAGGTTTATTGAGGCCAATCTCAAGGACATGATAGAACGCCGCGTCCGGCTTAGGATTATCGGTGATTACAAGGCTTTCGCACCCGATATTGTAGAAAAGCTTGAAGATGCAATGGAGCAGACAAAGCATGGCCAACGAACGCTTGCCGTGGCGCTCAATTATGGTGCGCAGCAGGAAATTGCCCATGCGGCCCGGCTTGCTGCAGAAGAGGGTTCAATCGATCCTGAAACGATTTCAAGGCATCTTTACACCACCGATCTGCCGCCGCTCGATCTGCTGATCCGGACCAGTGGAGAAGTGCGGCTGTCCAACTTCCTGCTATGGCAATCGGCCTATGCCGAAATGCTTTTCCTGGATGTGCTCTGGCCTGATTTTGGTGAAGATGATTTGCGCCAGGCATGCGAAATCTTCGTGACGAGGGAGCGGCGCTATGGAGGGCGGTGA
- a CDS encoding phosphatidate cytidylyltransferase produces MEGGENLSPERRRDRMKAFAKKAVSVPLSVRTGDLRKRAASGIVMLAIAGGALWAGGIVRDAFFVIIGLACLFELARLVMRATTRLYVRLLGIVGGAAYIGYAVYLLMMIDVVPLLVLLFGVVICVDTFAYFFGRTLGGPKIAPRISPSKTWAGLLGGAVGATLAIVLYGQWGLPEEVNGPVAAYSAVVAGIAIAIIAQSGDFFESWLKRKAGMKDSSNLIPGHGGIFDRIDGLIPVVILVGTMLIVKYPHWLVV; encoded by the coding sequence ATGGAGGGCGGTGAAAACCTGTCGCCAGAGCGCAGGCGCGACCGGATGAAGGCTTTTGCGAAAAAGGCGGTAAGCGTTCCACTGTCGGTCCGCACCGGGGATCTTCGCAAGCGTGCTGCAAGCGGAATTGTCATGCTGGCCATTGCAGGTGGGGCTTTGTGGGCGGGCGGTATCGTCCGCGATGCATTCTTCGTCATCATAGGGCTGGCCTGCCTGTTTGAATTGGCGCGACTTGTCATGCGGGCAACAACGCGGCTTTATGTCCGCTTGCTCGGCATTGTAGGGGGCGCGGCCTATATCGGATATGCGGTCTATCTATTGATGATGATCGACGTGGTGCCCCTGCTGGTCCTGCTGTTTGGTGTGGTCATATGCGTCGATACCTTTGCCTATTTTTTCGGGCGGACGCTCGGTGGGCCAAAGATTGCGCCTCGTATCAGCCCGTCCAAGACCTGGGCAGGGCTGCTTGGCGGTGCAGTTGGAGCGACGCTCGCGATTGTTCTTTATGGCCAATGGGGCCTGCCCGAAGAAGTGAATGGTCCAGTCGCTGCCTATTCCGCAGTGGTGGCCGGAATTGCTATCGCAATAATTGCACAATCTGGCGATTTTTTTGAAAGCTGGCTCAAGCGCAAGGCGGGGATGAAGGATTCTTCCAACCTCATTCCCGGTCATGGAGGTATCTTTGACCGTATTGACGGACTGATCCCTGTCGTCATTCTGGTAGGCACTATGCTCATTGTGAAATACCCGCACTGGCTGGTTGTATGA
- a CDS encoding 1-deoxy-D-xylulose-5-phosphate reductoisomerase encodes MTRSISLLGATGSIGDSTLDLIRSDREAWSVVSLTANSSAEKLAKLATEFGAQIAVLADEQYLPQLRQLLSGSGIKAAGGAQALIEAAARPADIIVAAIVGCVGLAPTMAAIEQGSTVALANKEALVSAGEVMTAKVAQHRATLLPVDSEHNAIFQCLQGNDVADVRWITLTASGGPLRTKTLAELEATTPAQAVAHPNWDMGAKISVDSATMMNKGLEFIEAHHLFPVGLDRLRIIVHPQSVIHSMVEYRDGSTLAQLGPSDMRVPIASALAYPVRMDTNCKPLDLATIGELSFFAPDEVRFPATKLAREAAYAGGAAPAVLNAANEVAVAAFLAGQVKFTQISAITARTLEKCAPQAPQSLDAVLAVDAEARQCAQAMLEPA; translated from the coding sequence ATGACCCGCTCCATCTCCCTCCTTGGCGCGACAGGCTCCATCGGCGATTCGACGCTAGACCTGATCCGCAGCGACCGCGAAGCATGGAGCGTTGTGTCGCTTACCGCGAACAGTTCGGCGGAGAAACTGGCGAAGCTGGCGACCGAATTCGGCGCGCAAATTGCAGTGCTGGCCGACGAGCAGTACCTGCCGCAATTGCGCCAGCTTCTGTCTGGCAGTGGCATAAAGGCAGCGGGCGGGGCACAAGCTCTTATCGAGGCCGCAGCACGACCTGCCGATATCATTGTTGCCGCTATCGTGGGTTGCGTGGGCCTTGCCCCGACAATGGCCGCGATAGAGCAGGGCAGCACCGTCGCTCTCGCCAATAAGGAAGCACTGGTTTCCGCTGGCGAGGTGATGACGGCCAAGGTCGCGCAGCATCGTGCCACGCTGCTTCCGGTCGATTCAGAGCATAACGCCATTTTCCAGTGCCTTCAGGGCAATGATGTTGCCGATGTGCGCTGGATCACGCTGACTGCCAGCGGTGGGCCGCTTCGCACGAAAACGCTGGCCGAGCTGGAGGCGACTACGCCTGCACAGGCAGTGGCGCATCCCAATTGGGATATGGGGGCCAAGATCAGCGTCGATTCCGCCACTATGATGAACAAGGGGCTGGAATTCATAGAAGCGCACCACTTGTTCCCCGTGGGGCTGGATCGGCTGCGCATCATCGTCCACCCGCAAAGCGTGATCCATTCCATGGTTGAATACAGGGACGGCTCCACGCTTGCCCAGCTTGGCCCCAGCGACATGCGCGTGCCTATTGCCTCCGCATTGGCATACCCCGTGCGGATGGATACCAATTGCAAACCACTTGATCTTGCAACTATCGGCGAACTCAGCTTTTTCGCGCCTGATGAGGTGCGTTTTCCGGCCACGAAACTGGCGCGGGAGGCGGCATATGCAGGCGGGGCAGCACCAGCTGTTCTGAATGCTGCAAACGAGGTGGCGGTTGCCGCTTTCCTTGCCGGTCAGGTCAAGTTCACGCAAATTTCGGCAATTACTGCCAGAACCCTTGAAAAATGCGCACCTCAAGCGCCACAGTCGCTCGATGCCGTTCTGGCTGTCGATGCTGAGGCGCGACAATGCGCACAAGCCATGCTGGAGCCTGCCTGA
- the rseP gene encoding RIP metalloprotease RseP — translation MEFESLPFWMYIVGFMAMLGPLVVLHELGHYLVGRWFGVGADAFSVGFGKEIVGFTDKRGTRWKLSALPFGGYVQFRGDMNPASVPDPDAPAEPDAFQTRPLWQKSLIVAAGPVTNFLVAIAILASFNLAYGKGVSLPVVEVLQQEGAAARAGIELGDRILTVDGQQIDDFSDIASLVAPYPNEHIDVAVERDGARLSYAFTIPSIEERDRFGNRFQVGRIGIGSQSREFVPVGPGEAVALGFTQTGQVLDLMVTGIWQIISGRRSIEELGGPVTIAKFSGEQLSLGWEAFVTFAALISINLAFINLLPIPALDGGHLAFYAVEAIRRRPASARSQELAFRTGMAIVLALMLFVTIVDIAKLSFWDG, via the coding sequence GTGGAATTCGAGAGCCTGCCTTTCTGGATGTACATCGTCGGATTTATGGCGATGCTGGGACCTTTGGTCGTCCTGCACGAACTGGGTCATTATCTTGTCGGGCGCTGGTTCGGTGTTGGCGCTGACGCATTTTCGGTTGGTTTCGGAAAGGAAATCGTGGGCTTCACCGATAAGCGCGGCACACGCTGGAAACTTTCGGCTTTGCCCTTTGGCGGCTATGTCCAGTTTCGCGGCGATATGAACCCGGCCAGCGTGCCTGATCCGGATGCACCGGCAGAACCTGATGCCTTCCAGACCAGGCCATTGTGGCAGAAATCGTTGATCGTGGCGGCTGGGCCAGTGACCAATTTCCTTGTCGCTATCGCCATTCTTGCCAGTTTCAACCTTGCCTATGGCAAGGGCGTATCGCTGCCTGTGGTCGAAGTGCTCCAGCAGGAGGGTGCCGCTGCAAGGGCCGGCATAGAATTGGGCGACCGGATACTGACGGTTGATGGCCAGCAGATTGATGATTTCAGCGATATTGCCAGCCTCGTCGCGCCATATCCTAATGAACATATCGACGTTGCAGTGGAGCGGGATGGGGCGCGTCTGTCCTATGCCTTCACGATCCCTTCGATCGAGGAGCGGGACCGGTTCGGTAATCGCTTTCAGGTGGGCCGCATCGGAATTGGATCGCAATCGCGTGAATTCGTTCCTGTGGGCCCGGGCGAGGCCGTTGCGCTCGGCTTTACCCAGACCGGGCAGGTGCTCGATCTGATGGTCACCGGCATCTGGCAAATTATCAGCGGCAGGCGCTCTATCGAAGAGCTGGGTGGACCGGTTACCATTGCCAAGTTTTCAGGTGAACAATTGAGCCTTGGATGGGAAGCCTTTGTTACCTTTGCCGCGCTCATCTCAATTAACTTGGCATTCATTAACCTCCTGCCAATCCCCGCCCTCGACGGTGGGCATCTGGCGTTTTACGCGGTCGAGGCAATCCGCCGTCGACCTGCCAGTGCCCGCAGTCAGGAACTCGCGTTCCGCACCGGCATGGCCATTGTTCTGGCGCTGATGTTGTTCGTGACGATTGTCGATATTGCCAAACTGTCCTTCTGGGACGGCTAG